The Lujinxingia vulgaris genome includes a region encoding these proteins:
- a CDS encoding SCP2 sterol-binding domain-containing protein, translated as MSDLTARSIFEEVLPANLKESPDKAKSTNAVYVFNITGDDGGTWTLDFTKDEDFVSEGENAEADCSITMKDGDFVDMWEGRLSGPQAFMMNKIKIQGNMGLAMKLQNFIG; from the coding sequence ATGTCTGATCTGACCGCCCGCTCGATCTTCGAAGAAGTGCTTCCCGCCAACCTCAAAGAGAGCCCGGACAAGGCCAAGTCCACCAACGCCGTGTACGTCTTCAACATCACCGGCGATGACGGCGGCACCTGGACGCTCGACTTCACCAAAGATGAAGACTTCGTCAGCGAAGGTGAGAACGCCGAAGCGGATTGCAGCATCACCATGAAGGACGGCGACTTTGTCGACATGTGGGAAGGCCGCCTCTCCGGCCCCCAGGCCTTCATGATGAACAAGATCAAGATCCAGGGGAACATGGGTCTGGCGATGAAGCTTCAGAACTTCATCGGTTGA
- a CDS encoding CaiB/BaiF CoA transferase family protein yields MRVEPPTDTASTFLKGVRVLDLSRLLPGPFASLLLADMGAEVLKIEDPRGGDYARYYPPLVDGVGAFYASVNRGKRSMTLDLKQEAGREVLERLLDDADVLLESFRPGVMARLGLDPQGLRERFPGLVICSVSGFGQSGPARERAGHDLNFVARAGLLDQNARADEAPVVPGYQVADLAGGALYAALGICGALFARSRSGEGAWLDISMSEGALSLMAPAIAMRAAGEAMAPGAGMLSGGLPCYRVYATADGRHMAVAALEPKFWEALVGALSRPELSGRGMLSGEDGEEVAAELAAIFQSQPQAHWERVLGEVDCCVEPVRDLGELVDDAIFQAREVFFELQGVRQVRSPVRSAESGRASELCPAPAHGAHTDEVLRGLGLEEQTIAELRQQGVIA; encoded by the coding sequence ATGCGCGTTGAGCCCCCCACCGACACTGCCAGCACGTTTTTGAAGGGCGTTAGAGTCCTTGATCTGAGCCGACTTCTGCCCGGTCCCTTCGCCTCGTTGCTGCTTGCAGATATGGGCGCGGAGGTGCTCAAGATCGAAGATCCCCGCGGAGGGGATTACGCGCGCTACTATCCGCCGCTGGTCGATGGGGTGGGGGCGTTTTACGCGAGCGTGAACCGCGGAAAGCGCTCGATGACACTGGATTTGAAACAAGAAGCGGGGCGCGAGGTGCTTGAGCGCCTGCTGGATGACGCGGACGTGCTTCTGGAGAGCTTTCGCCCCGGGGTGATGGCGCGGCTGGGGCTCGATCCGCAGGGGCTGCGGGAGCGCTTCCCGGGGCTTGTGATCTGCTCGGTTTCGGGGTTCGGGCAGAGCGGCCCGGCGCGCGAGCGGGCCGGTCACGATCTGAACTTCGTGGCGCGCGCCGGGCTGCTTGATCAGAACGCGCGCGCTGACGAGGCGCCGGTGGTGCCAGGCTACCAGGTGGCGGATCTGGCCGGGGGCGCGCTCTATGCGGCGCTGGGGATCTGCGGGGCGCTCTTTGCCCGAAGTCGCAGCGGAGAGGGGGCGTGGCTGGACATCTCGATGAGCGAGGGGGCGTTGAGTTTGATGGCGCCGGCGATCGCGATGCGGGCCGCTGGTGAGGCGATGGCGCCGGGGGCGGGCATGCTCAGCGGCGGGCTTCCCTGTTACCGCGTCTATGCGACGGCCGACGGACGGCATATGGCGGTGGCGGCGCTCGAGCCGAAGTTCTGGGAGGCGCTTGTGGGGGCGTTGAGTCGGCCGGAGCTCTCGGGGCGAGGGATGCTCAGCGGTGAGGATGGCGAGGAGGTCGCAGCCGAGCTTGCGGCGATCTTCCAAAGCCAGCCGCAGGCGCATTGGGAGCGGGTGCTCGGGGAGGTGGACTGCTGTGTGGAGCCGGTGCGCGATCTGGGCGAGCTCGTCGATGACGCGATCTTTCAGGCGCGCGAGGTCTTTTTTGAGCTGCAGGGCGTGCGCCAGGTTCGCTCGCCGGTACGAAGTGCCGAATCCGGACGAGCGTCGGAGCTTTGCCCGGCACCTGCACATGGCGCGCATACCGATGAGGTGTTGCGCGGGCTCGGGCTTGAGGAGCAGACGATCGCGGAGCTTCGCCAGCAGGGCGTGATCGCTTAA
- a CDS encoding NAD(+)/NADH kinase encodes MSTDVRLLVAYKKSRYEQYVLDQGDQAVAHLIDEGHVSVARLRASHRAHQQSLETILEHLSARGIDFEARYRGDVTDTSGFDLIIAVGGDGTVLDLSHRIDQTPMLAINSDPSASVGYFCAGFAADFPRLLDRTLTGGWEPTRLRRFYVCLNGEQVGPPVLNDVLITHANPAAVSTYLLKVGNHPIEGQKSSGIWFSTPAGSTAAIRSAGGYVLPFRSQSFQYLVREPYPPAQGGYRFLKGLVPIHEPFEVVSRMREGRIFLDGPHLALEFGVGATLTIDPDAPPLKIYGLEEDRRTA; translated from the coding sequence ATGAGCACCGATGTGCGACTGCTGGTCGCCTACAAAAAGAGCCGCTACGAGCAGTACGTCCTCGACCAGGGCGACCAGGCCGTCGCCCACCTCATCGACGAGGGCCACGTCAGCGTCGCTCGCCTGCGCGCCTCCCACCGCGCTCACCAGCAGAGCCTGGAGACGATCCTCGAGCACTTAAGCGCCCGCGGCATCGACTTTGAAGCCCGCTACCGCGGCGACGTCACCGACACCTCCGGCTTCGATCTGATTATTGCCGTGGGCGGCGACGGCACCGTGCTCGACCTCTCCCACCGCATCGATCAGACGCCGATGCTGGCCATCAACAGCGATCCGTCGGCCAGCGTCGGCTACTTCTGCGCGGGGTTCGCTGCGGACTTCCCCCGGCTCCTCGACCGCACGCTCACCGGAGGCTGGGAGCCCACGCGCCTGCGCCGCTTCTATGTCTGTCTCAACGGTGAGCAGGTCGGCCCGCCGGTGCTCAATGATGTGTTGATCACGCACGCCAACCCGGCTGCCGTCTCCACCTACCTGCTCAAAGTCGGCAACCATCCGATCGAGGGGCAAAAATCCAGCGGCATCTGGTTCTCGACCCCCGCCGGCTCCACCGCCGCGATCCGCTCGGCGGGCGGTTACGTGCTTCCCTTTCGCAGCCAGAGCTTTCAGTACCTGGTGCGCGAGCCCTACCCGCCGGCTCAGGGCGGCTATCGCTTCCTCAAGGGGCTGGTCCCCATCCATGAGCCCTTTGAGGTCGTCTCGCGCATGCGCGAGGGACGCATCTTTCTCGATGGTCCCCACCTGGCCCTGGAGTTCGGCGTGGGGGCGACGCTCACCATCGATCCCGACGCCCCCCCGCTGAAGATTTACGGGCTTGAGGAAGATCGTCGAACGGCGTGA
- a CDS encoding SPOR domain-containing protein → MSRRRHSKPERGLSAGRLILATAVLALVFSAGLIAGQRIMLEDSLPPLVSVGQPALASQRLAPTEASADAEKAGDDTSTPRDAIFSFYESLTRPEARPLITRKQAEQPEPVAKAAPAPKSAPAPSPESAPEPRAGEQQPAAADVAKAAEVAPTPVEQAAAAPSEVAESEEVEAARYTLQVASHPTMERARAEMDKLSAQGLAPHVIAADIPGQGKFYRVRIGKFATVEQARAHQAQLERTREVRTFVTPL, encoded by the coding sequence ATGAGCCGACGACGACATTCAAAACCTGAGCGCGGGCTGAGCGCAGGCCGCCTGATCCTCGCCACCGCGGTGTTGGCCCTGGTGTTTAGCGCGGGGCTGATCGCCGGTCAGCGCATCATGCTCGAAGATAGCCTTCCGCCCCTGGTCTCCGTGGGGCAGCCGGCGCTGGCGAGCCAGCGCCTGGCCCCGACCGAAGCATCTGCGGACGCCGAAAAGGCTGGCGACGACACGAGCACCCCGCGCGACGCGATCTTCTCCTTCTACGAGAGCCTCACCCGGCCCGAGGCTCGCCCCCTGATCACGCGTAAGCAAGCGGAGCAGCCCGAACCGGTCGCCAAAGCCGCGCCGGCCCCCAAGTCCGCGCCCGCCCCCTCTCCCGAGAGCGCTCCCGAGCCGCGCGCCGGCGAGCAGCAGCCCGCCGCTGCGGACGTCGCTAAAGCGGCCGAAGTCGCTCCGACGCCGGTGGAACAAGCCGCAGCCGCTCCCTCCGAAGTCGCCGAGAGCGAGGAGGTTGAGGCCGCGCGCTACACCCTCCAGGTCGCCTCGCACCCGACCATGGAGCGCGCGCGCGCCGAGATGGACAAACTCAGCGCCCAGGGTCTTGCGCCGCACGTGATCGCCGCCGACATCCCCGGTCAGGGCAAGTTCTACCGGGTGCGCATTGGCAAGTTCGCCACCGTCGAGCAGGCCCGCGCTCACCAGGCGCAGCTTGAGCGCACCCGCGAGGTTCGCACCTTCGTGACGCCGCTTTAA